One genomic region from Anguilla rostrata isolate EN2019 chromosome 2, ASM1855537v3, whole genome shotgun sequence encodes:
- the LOC135248023 gene encoding fibroblast growth factor 23-like isoform X2, whose product MKLVFMNMWYCPVGMNSLMCVKIAAIGDLENKRQGLFLEMGTDGTVRGTPEQTANSVLELRSVRAGETVIRGVLSSLYLCVDRTGRLRGERLYMEADCTFNESLLDGYTRFLSKHHGFPVSLAPKLLRDKQFPPFSQFQPLRNLLSSGKEKEARQNENAKPEQQHLDIDSEDPFGMGLQVSVRSPGFHSME is encoded by the exons ATGAAACTGGTTTTCATGAACATGTG GTACTGCCCAGTGGGCATGAACTCTCTGATGTGTGTGAAGATTGCTGCCATTGGGGACCTTG AGAATAAAAGACAAggtctgttcctggagatgggCACTGATGGCACAGTGAGGGGGACCCCAGAACAAACTGCAAACA GTGTGCTGGAGCTGAGGTCTGTGCGAGCTGGTGAAACGGTCATTAGGGGAGTATTGTCATCTCTTTACCTGTGTGTGGACAGAACTGGACGTCTGAGGGGAGAG AGATTGTACATGGAGGCAGACTGCACCTTCAACGAGTCGCTGCTGGATGGATACACTCGTTTCTTGTCCAAGCATCATGGATTTCCTGTGTCGCTGGCACCGAAGCTGCTTCGGGATAAACAATTCCCTCCTTTCTCCCAGTTTCAACCTCTGAGAAATCTGCTGTCTTCGGGGAAGGAGAAAGAAGCAAGACAGAACGAAAATGCAAAGCCAGAGCAACAGCATCTGGATATTGACTCTGAGGATCCCTTCGGAATGGGTCTCCAGGTCTCTGTGCGTAGTCCGGGATTCCACAGTATGGAATGA
- the LOC135248021 gene encoding potassium voltage-gated channel subfamily A member 1-like — protein sequence MDSQDKGGGKAGSEEGMSDKEDQKVESCDNVKQMKEQCNTAEKGEKENEGGEKERKDQKRDSRRSGSLWKGGWALTERLAINVSGMRYETQLRTLAQFPDSMLGDPRRRLRYFDPLRNELFLDRNRACFDAILYFYQSGGRLRRPANVPLDVFMDELEFYELGEDIMARFKDDEGFPKEEVRPLPENELQRRLWMLFEHPESSSGARIIAIVSVMVIVVSIVIFCLETLPDFRNDKEEYLHQHHPNNPNFTMHIPPASSPFQDPFFMVETMCICWFSFELLMRFSCSPSKIHFFKDVMNVIDFTAILPYFVTLGTELAKSKGSTPAMSLAIVRVIRLVRVFRIFKLSRHSKGLQILGQTLRASLRELALLIFFLFIGVILFSSAIYFAEADHKDTAFTSIPEAFWWAVVTMTTVGYGDMYPETVWGKMVGSMCAIAGVLTISLPVPVIVSNFSYFYHRENECEDRQEYTHVKTSLWVEEGNEEREGEGEGDFLPLEGICPPLNGTLLGGLCAGQDGKQTGGNLYPREPLVTQV from the exons atggaCAGTCAAGACAAGGGTGGAGGAAAGGCAGGGAGCGAAGAAGGGATGTCTGACAAGGAGGACCAGAAAGTCGAATCCTGTGACAATGTCAAACAGATGAAAGAGCAATGCAACACAGcggagaagggagagaaggagaacgagggaggggaaaaggagaggaaagaCCAGAAGAGGGACAGCCGACGTTCAGGCTCTTTGTGGAAAGGCGGCTGGGCGCTGACCGAGAGACTGGCCATCAATGTGTCAGGCATGCGGTACGAGACGCAGCTCCGTACTCTGGCCCAGTTCCCCGATTCCATGCTGGGAGACCCGCGCCGGCGGCTGCGGTACTTCGACCCGCTGCGGAACGAGCTGTTCCTGGACCGGAACCGCGCCTGCTTCGACGCCATTCTCTATTTCTACCAATCGGGCGGGCGCCTGCGCCGGCCCGCGAACGTGCCTCTCGACGTCTTCATGGACGAGCTGGAGTTTTACGAGCTGGGCGAAGACATCATGGCGCGCTTCAAGGACGACGAAGGGTTCCCCAAGGAGGAGGTGCGCCCTTTGCCTGAAAACGAGCTGCAGAGGCGCCTGTGGATGCTGTTTGAGCACCCAGAGTCTTCCTCTGGCGCCCGAATTATCGCCATTGTCAGCGTCATGGTCATCGTGGTGTCCATCGTCATTTTCTGCCTGGAGACGCTGCCTGACTTCAGGAATGACAAAGAG GAATACTTGCATCAACACCACCCCAACAACCCCAATTTCACCATGCACATCCCTCCAGCCTCCAGTCCCTTCCAAGACCCCTTCTTCATGGTGGAGACTATGTGTATCTGCTGGTTCTCCTTTGAGCTGCTGATGCGCTTTTCCTGCTCACCCAGCAAGATTCACTTCTTCAAAGATGTCATGAACGTCATTGACTTCACTGCCATCCTCCCCTACTTCGTCACACTTGGAACGGAGCTGGCCAAGTCCAAGGGCAGCACTCCAGCCATGTCGCTGGCCATAGTGAGGGTCATCCGTCTGGTAAGAGTCTTCCGAATCTTCAAGCTTTCCCGACACTCCAAGGGGCTTCAGATCCTGGGCCAGACCCTGAGAGCCAGCCTGCGCGAGCTTGCCCTGctcatcttcttcctcttcatcgGAGTCATCCTCTTCTCCAGCGCCATCTACTTTGCAGAGGCTGACCACAAGGACACGGCTTTCACCAGCATCCCAGAGGCCTTCTGGTGGGCCGTGGTCACCATGACAACGGTGGGATATGGGGACATGTACCCAGAGACGGTGTGGGGGAAGATGGTAGGGTCAATGTGTGCCATTGCTGGAGTGCTGACTATCTCCTTGCCGGTGCCTGTCATTGTCTCCAATTTCAGCTACTTCTACCACAGGGAGAATGAGTGTGAGGACAGGCAGGAGTACACCCACGTCAAGACCTCGCTGTGGGTGGAGGAGGGCaatgaggagagggagggagaaggggagggtgaTTTTCTTCCCTTGGAGGGCATCTGTCCTCCTCTCAATGGAACTTTGTTGGGGGGGCTTTGTGCAGGTCAGGATGGGAAACAGACAGGGGGTAATCTGTACCCCAGGGAGCCCCTGGTGACACAGGTGTGA
- the LOC135248023 gene encoding fibroblast growth factor 21-like isoform X1, which translates to MSSYISYISVSLLLLLLLPNSDTFYLPDSNPLLSFNDQVRERHLYTENKRQGLFLEMGTDGTVRGTPEQTANSVLELRSVRAGETVIRGVLSSLYLCVDRTGRLRGERLYMEADCTFNESLLDGYTRFLSKHHGFPVSLAPKLLRDKQFPPFSQFQPLRNLLSSGKEKEARQNENAKPEQQHLDIDSEDPFGMGLQVSVRSPGFHSME; encoded by the exons ATGTCCTCTTACATCTCTtatatctctgtttctctcctcctcctgctcctccttccCAACTCTGACACATTTTATCTCCCCGACTCCAACCCTCTGCTCTCTTTCAATGATCAAGTCAGAGAGCGGCATCTTTACACAG AGAATAAAAGACAAggtctgttcctggagatgggCACTGATGGCACAGTGAGGGGGACCCCAGAACAAACTGCAAACA GTGTGCTGGAGCTGAGGTCTGTGCGAGCTGGTGAAACGGTCATTAGGGGAGTATTGTCATCTCTTTACCTGTGTGTGGACAGAACTGGACGTCTGAGGGGAGAG AGATTGTACATGGAGGCAGACTGCACCTTCAACGAGTCGCTGCTGGATGGATACACTCGTTTCTTGTCCAAGCATCATGGATTTCCTGTGTCGCTGGCACCGAAGCTGCTTCGGGATAAACAATTCCCTCCTTTCTCCCAGTTTCAACCTCTGAGAAATCTGCTGTCTTCGGGGAAGGAGAAAGAAGCAAGACAGAACGAAAATGCAAAGCCAGAGCAACAGCATCTGGATATTGACTCTGAGGATCCCTTCGGAATGGGTCTCCAGGTCTCTGTGCGTAGTCCGGGATTCCACAGTATGGAATGA